From Apium graveolens cultivar Ventura chromosome 9, ASM990537v1, whole genome shotgun sequence, the proteins below share one genomic window:
- the LOC141685204 gene encoding uncharacterized protein LOC141685204 yields the protein MKTLFLTKFQAAVRYAPSVTTLANVRQRENESLTSYFKRFNAESTSVRGASDEALKSFLIAGLRVGSDFWKHLQGKDPATLADVFALVESFKAIEQSLAEVQPTSQSSQRCKGRKRDRSPSPRYRRSSRSPERVNAASTRRGWSPPSNYDYRTSRYTPLVASIEHIYEVNKNKGLFRKPEALSSWQSKDKKKYCEYHESSGHNTHECRYLKDEIEALIKEGYLGEWVVKEVRKHKDDRAREEERRAPRGSNNDTLEESKFVRDGSIRTIYGGDPGMECSNRSLARYAREAQLRPLTNIHRVETRRPKVFKGESMDITFREADARWVHHPHNDALVISIQIGTKNVHRAFVDNGSLANILYYSTFKKMGLPDQDMSGEDSWVYGFSGAGVRVMGSIRLPCTLGESPLSVTKMLGFKVLNQESSHNVLL from the coding sequence ATGAAAACTCTGTTCTTAACCAAGTTCCAAGCCGCGGTGAGATACGCGCCTTCTGTCACCACTCTTGCCAATGTTAGACAAAGGGAGAATGAAAGCTTGACATCGTACTTCAAAAGGTTCAACGCTGAATCTACTAGCGTGAGAGGAGCATCAGACGAAGCCCTGAAAAGCTTCTTGATCGCAGGATTAAGGGTTGGCTCGGACTTTTGGAAGCACTTACAAGGGAAAGACCCGGCTACTCTAGCAGATGTCTTCGCTTTGGTAGAATCTTTTAAAGCTATAGAACAATCTCTGGCAGAAGTACAACCGACTTCACAGTCAAGTCAGAGATGCAAAGGAAGGAAGAGGGATAGGTCTCCAAGCCCAAGGTACCGAAGAAGTAGTCGAAGCCCAGAACGGGTGAATGCAGCAAGCACAAGGAGGGGATGGAGTCCTCCCTCAAACTATGACTACAGGACAAGCCGGTACACACCTTTGGTCGCATCTATCGAGCATATCTATGAAGTAAACAAAAATAAAGGGCTATTTAGAAAACCTGAAGCTTTATCATCATGGCAAAGCAAAGACAAGAAAAAATATTGCGAATACCATGAATCATCTGGACATAACACGCATGAGTGCCGATATTTAAAAGATGAAATCGAAGCGCTTATCAAGGAAGGATACCTCGGAGAATGGGTAGTCAAGGAAGTAAGGAAGCACAAGGATGACAGAGCAAGGGAAGAAGAAAGACGAGCCCCGCGCGGGTCGAACAATGATACCCTGGAGGAAAGTAAATTTGTTAGGGATGGCAGTATCCGAACAATCTACGGGGGAGATCCCGGGATGGAATGCAGCAATCGATCCTTGGCAAGATACGCTAGGGAAGCCCAGTTGAGGCCTCTCACGAACATTCATAGGGTGGAAACTCGGCGGCCCAAAGTATTTAAGGGTGAGTCCATGGATATCACCTTCAGAGAAGCAGATGCTCGATGGGTACATCATCCCCACAATGATGCACTGGTTATTTCCATCCAAATCGGAACCAAAAATGTCCATAGAGCCTTCGTGGATAATGGAAGCTTGGCAAACATCCTCTATTACAGCACCTTCAAGAAGATGGGACTACCTGATCAGGATATGTCGGGGGAAGACTCGTGGGTCTATGGTTTTTCAGGCGCAGGAGTTAGAGTCATGGGGTCGATTCGGCTGCCATGTACTTTGGGGGAAAGCCCATTGTCAGTAACAAAGATGCTTGGATTTAAGGTCCTGAATCAGGAATCGTCCCACAACGTGTTGTTGTAA